In Acidimicrobiia bacterium, the DNA window GCGAATGCACAATCCCAACATCATCCAATACCTCGGGATGACCGGGGACTTCGACGGTTTCTGGATCGACGTTGAGCACGCCGGCTTCACCGTCAACGAGATCGAAGCCGCGGTGGCCGCCGGACGGGCCCACGGCCTGGAGAGTTTCGTAAGGGTCCCCCCCACCGACTACGCCACCGTGACCCGATGTTTCGAAAGCGGAGCGATGGGTGTGATGGCCGCCCAAATCACCTCAGCGGCCCAAGCAGAGGAGTTCGTTGGGTGGTCGAAGTTTGCTCCGCGGGGACGCCGAGGTCTCAACCCGATGGGCTACGACGGACGCTACGGGACCATCCCCATGGCCGAATTCACCGAACGCGCCAATCGGGAGACGATGGTGGCAGTACAGATTGAAACCGCTCAGGCGGTCGACGAAGTCGAGGCAATTGCGGCCGTCGACGGCGTCGACATGTTGTTCGTCGGACCATCCGACCTCAGCCAGGCCCTCGGAGTC includes these proteins:
- a CDS encoding host specificity protein; its protein translation is MAQPFKQRLQAGDQLVVFAIGRMHNPNIIQYLGMTGDFDGFWIDVEHAGFTVNEIEAAVAAGRAHGLESFVRVPPTDYATVTRCFESGAMGVMAAQITSAAQAEEFVGWSKFAPRGRRGLNPMGYDGRYGTIPMAEFTERANRETMVAVQIETAQAVDEVEAIAAVDGVDMLFVGPSDLSQALGVIGDFMHERCLSAVDEIAAACRTHGKQWGAVTPTPEYASLLIEKGCTLISPTNDVKLITSGLAATKERFSNLW